A single Colias croceus chromosome 10, ilColCroc2.1 DNA region contains:
- the LOC123695152 gene encoding uncharacterized protein LOC123695152 yields the protein MRVRDLALFCSVFIIVNAGKPKENFDADYYFSSSLRSTETCDHLSKMYCHLECNNKNGVCIDGKCYCFSIREANAERSSITNNYENSQESLQYALRPTVRHHIAHFCPNLEIARSCIRKCMVEGKPAFCGKDHVCYCGHKYKNTDINHKIDAQNVYNQFKDLYTKYFGPNVNGNKGHGENIDAIEI from the exons ATGCGCGTTCGAGATTTGGCTTTATTCTgttctgtttttattattgttaacgCAGGAAAGCCAAAag AAAATTTCGATGCAGACTATTACTTCAGTTCTTCGCTAAGATCGACGGAGACGTGTGACCATTTATCCAAAATGTATTGTCATCTTGAatgtaataacaaaaatggAGTGTGTATTGATGGCAAATGTTACTGCTTTTCCATTAGAGAAGCTAACGCTG AAAGATCCTCCATAACAAATAACTACGAGAACTCTCAAGAATCGCTGCAATACGCTCTACGCCCCACGGTCCGTCACCACATAGCACATTTCTGCCCAAACCTCGAGATTGCCAGATCCTGCATACGAAAATGTATGGTAGAAGGGAAGCCGGCCTTTTGCGGCAAAGACCACGTCTGTTATTGCGGACATAAGTACAAAAATACCGATATTAATCACAAGATCGATGCTCAGAACGTTTACAATCAGTTTAAGGATCTGTACACTAAATATTTTGGACCTAATGTCAATGGTAATAAGGGACATGGAGAAAATATCGATGCAATtgagatataa